The window aaacaattgtgctataaatgataatggaataggattgagtgagatgcaggaatgttctaggatggagggttaacaaataaatataaggatattgcaagttttaagcataagtagggaacatttaactgttcatgaggtagattgcctgggggaagaaactgttcttgtgccttgctgttctggtgtttgcggctctgaggcgccggccagatggcaaaagttcaaagatggggtgacttggatgtgagggatccagagtgattttatgagcccttttcctcactctggatgtatacagttcttgaaaggtgggcaggggagcaccaataatcctttcagctgtccgaacagttctctgtagtcttctgatgtctgattttgttgctgaaccaaaccagacagttattgaagtacagaggacagactcaatgacggctgagtagaactgttttagcagctcctgtggcaggttaaacttcctcagctggtgaaggaagtacaacctttgctgggcctttttaacaatggagtcaatgtgattgtcccacttcaggtcctgagagatggtggttcccaggaatctgaatgactccactgcagtcacagtgctgttcatgatggtgagtggggaaagtgcaggtgagtttctcctaaagtccacgatcatctccactgttttgagcgtgttcagctccaggttgttaagactgcaccagacagccagctgctcaacctcttgtctgtaagcagactcgtcaccgtcctggatgaggccgatgactgtagtgtcgtctgcaaactttaggagcttgacagaggggtctttagaggtgcattcattggtgtacagggagaagagcagaggggagagaacacatccctgaggggcaccagtgttggtggagcagctgtttgatgtgtctcactaactgttgcctgtctgccagaaagctggtgatccatttacatttacatttacatttaatcatttagcagacgcttttatccaaagcgacttacaaatgagaacaatagaagcagtcaggtcaacaagagaacaacaacagaatacaagtgccatgacaagtctcagttagtctagtatagaacgcataacCAGttgtatataaattttttattttattttattttttatttttttattaaatgaaaaagacaagaaaaggaaaagtactggtgttagtaggttaagtgcaggcgaaaaagatgagtctttagatgtttcttgaaaatgagtaaagactccgctgtacgaattgagattgggaggtcattccaccagctgggcacagtccaggaaaaggtccgtgcgagtgattttgaatttctttgggatggcaccacaaggcgttgttcacttgcagagcgcaagcttctggagggcacataggatttaaccagtgagtttaggtaagttggtgccgtgccagtggttgtcttgtaggcaagcatcagtaccttgaatttgatgcgagcagctactggtagccagtgtaacctgatgaggaggggagtaacatgagctttttttggttcattgaagacaaccctcgctgctgcattctggatcatttgcagaggcttgacagtacatgcaggaaggcccgccaggagagcattacaatagtccagtctggagagaacaagaccttggacaagaagttgggttgcttgctctgacaggaagggtctaatcttcctaatgttgtataaggcaaacctgcaggaccgggtcgttgtagcaatgtggtcagtgaagcttaattgatgatccatcacaactcctaggtttctggctgtcctcgaaggagttatggttgacgagcccagctgtatagagaagttgtgatgaatcaatgggttagctggaatcaccagtagttcagtctttgtaaggttaagctgaaggtgatggtcattcatccagctagaaatgtcactcagacaggctgaaatgcgagcagctaccgtcgggtcatcaggctggaatgagaagtagagttgggtgtcatcggcatagcagtgataagaaaagccatgcttctgaatgacagatcctaaagatgtcatgtagatggagaagagaagtggtccaagtactgagccctgaggaaccccagtagcaaggtggtgtgacttagaaacctcacccctccaagacacactgaaggatctgtcagagaggtaggacttaacccacaggagagcagttccacagatccccatctttctgagggtggacaggagaatctggtgattaacagtgtcaaaagcagcagacaggtccagtaagatgagtaccgaggattttgaagctgctcttgctagtcgcagggcttcagtaaccgagagcagagcagtctcagttgagtggccacttttgaagccagattggttgctgtccaggaggttgttctgtccaaggaacatagaaagctggttgaacacagcccggtcaagtgtctttgcaatgaatggaagaagggataccggtctgtagttttcaagaagcgctgaatttagagatggtttcttgagcagtgggcttacccgagcctgcttgaatgctaagggaaatgttccagattgtagagaggagttgataatgtgagtaagtgaaggtatgactgaagaagagatcgcttgaaggaggtgagtggggataggatcaagtggacaagtagtaggatgattggacaggagaattttggagacgtccatctctgagagtggggagaaggaggataaagagtgtgcatcagtccACAGTCCACtgtccactgacagatagagctaggaacagagagctgggtcagtttggtctgaagggctgttgggatgatggtgttgaatgccgaactaaagtccacaaataggatcctcacataagtccctgttttgtccagatgttgcaggatgaagtgcaatcccatgttgattgcatcatccgtggacctgtttgctcggtaagcaaactggagggggtaCAGTAaggtccttcagataacccagaaccagtttttcaaacgacttcatgacgacagacgttagagccactggtctgtagtcgttaagttctgctatcttgggtttctttgggatggggatgatggtggagcgtttgaagcaggaaggcacttcacacaactccagggatctgttgaagatctgtgaaaagatgggggccagctggtcagcacagatttttagacaggctggtgtaacaccatctgggcctggtgcttttcttcttttttttcttcagtgattgttaacagcagatgttcatcacttttgcacaatcatcatttaattactcacttaattatctcattaactttaaccctttgaggacttgggatatgacttgaagacttgcttttgacttgaaagtcccacctctggcgttagcgttacagaaaggtctgatttacgcactgttacaacagtcattgtttttttttttgttttttttacaatgacatttgagtacatgattttaatgttgttgtttcttgtggcagactaaagagtaaggacagacggttgatctttgaataaaaatgtgttaagtCAAGGTTTGAAattcttttattataggctacgaagtctaatatcataagtCCCCCATCCCATCACCCAAGACCGCAGACATACCCCTTacatatagttgttgttacctcaggggatgagggatGTCATCAAAAAAAactagagtaccggcacctcttttgggccacttacaGCACTGATGACgctgtcagtaggaaatatcgatttacatttccaaacattcattttgccattcattttaataatccaGTGATGTTTTTGTATATACAAAGAGTCCAAATGGGGATCTTCTGcactgaatataaatatttatcttattTGGTGAACAGAATCCACATAAGATCACAAACagaatttatttcaaacacttgctgctgtctgaaaatgaattaaattgaaatgtttttaaatgtctttgatgcttGCTGATGTTTACTGATAGCTATATATGAAATGATTCACGGggctgaccaatatagtacttgtacataatcCCTTCAATTTCatatctgaacaactatgtagccGTAACAACTAGAAAATGcatacctctgcatgtacacaaatgtaattattagctcttaatgaatgtatgtgcacaaataacctggTTCGCTGGACTCTGCCTGGCGACATTATCTTTTGAGtggtgaagttcctcccctcagtggttgagctctaaatgatcaaatgtcaagaggtaggtataaTGGTAGATATAatacagagtaatgtttcatgtaggaACATTTAAACAGCTTTATACATCTGCCTGTAAGGTTTGGATTTAAACAAGCACATACTTTTAGCTTCACAGATTACTATCATATCAATTACtgtaaatgttataatttatgtAATGAAATAGActtttgtttgcatttaaataaaacgtTTCACTTCAAATGTATTGGCAGTTTTCTCCATCCACTCTCTGCTGTCAATGAGTTTTGCAATGCTCCTGTAAAGAAAAAGGATGTCCAACATTCTAGGGATGTAGTCCTTAATGTCAATTAACCTATTTATATCTCATTTTCAAACAATGTCATCTGTGGTTTGTTGATACATAACTGTTCATGCACATCACTGAAATTTTcaatgaacaaaataaaagttcatgaacaataatgaaaaagaaaagaaaaaagataacaGTTTAAAACAGAACCACTGTAATCTTTGAACACATTCTAAACATTTCCATAACCTGAATGTGTCAATGTACGGTCAAATTCCTACTTGTTGCATAGAGTTGAGAAAATAAATTTCTTGTGTCTTTGGTTTCATTATCTGTAAAATGCACATGAAATGCTCTACACAAACATCTAAGTAATGGTTTATGTAATTTAATGCCAATGTGCAACTAAACTTAATTCAACAGCACATTGTTTAGTATTGGATAAAGGTAAAATTACAACTTACCTAGTTCTCATATGAATTCTATTACTTACACACAGTAGCCAGTGGCCAGGTACCCAAGCTGGCAGAACTACAAGTTCTGTCTGTCCGACATTAGTCTAAAATATGTAGAAACATATCAGAGCCTAggaaatatattgtttatattcagtGATAGTACAATCATTCACAAGATAAAACATTTCAGAACTCACCGGAAGGGACAACTCAGGGAAACAAGAATGTGGCAGAAGCCAGGTCACTACCACGTAGGAATTAGCAACATACACATTATCATCTTTTAACAAAGAAACAATTATcagataaatacaaatttatcctGTTTTCAATAAAATCTTTTAGACTGCTACCTTACCACTTTAAAAGCAATGTGCTCTACAGTTCTTTAGGCAACAGTtcaaaatctataattttttaataaaacatataaaatgagTTCCTTTGATATTTTTCCATCtcattttactgataaaaatttattttaccaTTGCTTCAACTTCTTCTGACAGTCCTAAAGACAACTAATCAGAACGCTACAGCACAGTTGATCCCACAGAAACAATATGTTCCCCCGGGTCACGGTTGGGGTTCAAAACATGTGCAAcctgaaaaataattattagagCAGTACTTTTTTGTGTGCTGTAGTTTCACTGAGACAATTATTCAAAATCTaaacttatgaaaaaaaaacatatatttttctcTACCACATATAGAGCTACAGATGATTAAATCCATCTTAGATCCTTTGTGATCTATTCCACACTCCTTACAAAGGGCCCTTATTTCCTCAGTCTAGCCAAAAAGAAAAAATGGCAACAAAATTATTATACATGACAGAACAAAGCATCTTAATATATTAGCAAGATGAAACCATACCCGGAGATTCAGCAGCTCATCAGCAAGCCTTTTTCTGTAATTGGTATGTCATCCTCAGTTGAGTCTTGTGAAACACAAAGCTTAGCATACACTGTATTGAGAACCATGTTGGATGACCTAATATGAATGCCAATCCATGGAGCCCAAATGAAGGGCAGAGGTAGATAGTCCAGGGGTCAgtcctgccatatgtttattccagccatgaactcagcagctgatttcatcaaAGGAAGAACCAAATcgttcctttcaagtcacaaacgagtATGTGtacaccagtacactgaaccaaaaAACGTTTCTTTCGGATGCGTCGATTTGAGAACCGAtaaactgatgatactgcgcatgcaccggttgcatcggttttcggatcatcaatacactgaacagaaaaacgtttctttcggacgcgtccgattcgagaaccaaggagctgatgcCGACTGactctgaactgattcttttggtgactgattctgaagtgattctgtgctaatgttatgagcgtgggttaaccgaaggcttgaatcaaggataatctggcgaaacgtaagttcatttaataacaatatgtatagtaagtggatcatggtttgtTGTAACTTAAATGAGATTGAGAATCATAAATTCTTAGTACAACGTTTAATTCATTGTTCAATAATAAGAACATTAACTACATATATAGTAATTAATTGGGCTGTTCCCCTTTTAAGAATTAATTGCCCATAATGCTCTTCAGATTGAGAGCTCTCTAGAAAGACAgtaaagaaatggacacagcgaccccattggaactcaattgagacaagtgaagtccatttttagcgttttttagcacttccgtttctgacgcgcagactcaaacgaagcttgacgatgtcagcaacctgtctgccagatgtaaatcttctagtagctgtgcgtgcaaactgccatcgttaatcttgcagagacggcgatcttgagcggggagttctttggcgtgagtgagcaggagtaagtattctgattaattattttgtatagtattttaaaatgtaatgccagtacgccatattaagttaattgcctgcgagcttctcctcctgtctgtacggtaatgcgacagagagtcgagtggatatgacgcaatcgttagcctattttttacaataaCTGTTTCTACGGGCCATAATGTAaaatagaaggtaatggagccctttatacattgtcgtgtatctttagaaataaataatggacaaacgtagtctttaaatgcctcagatgtaaagttattcactgtcaaagtgacgccgaaatgaatgggagtcaatgggaatgctaacgcaagtgaagttctgctacaagatggtggCACCCGgctgacttcaacttccggtcgacttccttgccgcctgctaGAAGTGAACTTAGTATGTGTATGCTGCTAAAGTGAACTCATTCTCTGTAAAACTGTCTGAAAGTAAACAAGTTCTTTGTTTTAATTTGAGTCgtcagtaggggtgtaacgatatttCGCAGTACGATATTTCGCGATGCAAAAATGTTACGATATGTATCGTAAAATGGTGGCGATACTTAAACGATATGACGGCAGTCTAATCCTATTGGTTGAGCTGCTGATGTGACTTACTCTGCAACAGCGCCATGTGTGGTTTCCTCAAAGTTGAAGAACTCGCTCAAGCTGAACATTAGTTGAGAAACATGAGTTCGGTTGAAACTGAAATTGAAGATGCCCCATCTTCTTATAAATCCGAAGTCTGGCAGCATTTTGGCTTTCCAGTCACGCGACAGGACGACGGTAAAAAAATTACAGACAAAACACAAACTGTTTGTAAACACTGTAAAACAAGACTGCCATACACAACGTCAAACACTTCGAATATGATGTGCCATTTAAAACGGCATCACAACAACAAACTTCTGCAAACTCCTTCGACAAAAAGAGTAAAAGAAGGCCAAACATCTATACAACGCAGTTTTGCTGCAACATGGTCTCAGTCAAGTGCGAAAGCTCAAGAAATAACTAGGTGCATCGGAGTTTTTATTGCAAAAGACATGAGACCATTTTCCGTTGTCGACAATGTTGGATTTCGTGAATTGGTCAGGGTACTGGAGCCCAGGTATCATATTCCGTCACGCCCGCACTTCAGTCAAGAGATAGTTCCAGCCCTGTACTGCGAAGCTAAAGCAAAGGTGGTCGACGGTCTGAAAAAAGCTGAGAATGTGGCAATAACAACGGACGGGTGGACTTCGCGGGCTTGTCAGAGCTATATTACAGTCACTGCGCATGTTATTACAGCGGAGTGGGAAATAAAAAGTTTTGTGCTTCAGACTCGCCCACTTTTTGAGTCACACACTGGAGCTAACATAGCCGGAGTTTTAAAAGTGGCTATACAAGAGTGGGGGCTTGAAAAGGCTCCTCATAGTACTGCTGTTGTTACTGACAACGCACGCAACATGGAGGTGGCAGTGAGAGAAGCCGGGTTGTCACCGCATATTAAGTGTTTCGCGCACACACTGAATCTCGCGTCGCAAGCAGGTTTAAATGTTTCTCGCGTGAGTCGCCTGCTTGGTCGCGTGAGAAAAGTCGTGGCTTTCTTTCACCGCAGTGCCACAGCAACAGCTGTGCTCGCTGAAAAGCAAAAGATGCTTGAGATTGCATCACATAAGCTTATCATGGATGTTGTAACACGTTGGAACAGCTCCATGGATATGCTGGAACGCTATCTCGAGCAACAAGCGGCTATAACTGCATCTCTCTTGAGCACAGAGGTGCGCAAAAATGCCCGTCAACTTGATACTCTGGATAGCAACGACATCACTGATGCAGAAGAAATAGTAACCCTtctcaaacctttaaaaaaagccACCAGTGTTCTGTCTGATGAAAAGAGCGCCACCCTGTCACTCATTGTGCCCTTGAAATCCATGATCGAGCAGAGCATGACACTGGATGAGAAGGACTCCACAACTATAGCTAACATGAAAGCAGCCATCCTGCAAAACCTCTCAGGCAGATACTCAGAAGTACACGATTATCTGCTAGAGAGCACTGCACTAGACCCCAGATTTCGATCGTTGCCCCATCTGCTCCCTGAACAACGTGAAGAGGTTTTCCACAGGTTGATGGACAAATCAAACCAGTTACAGCAGGTATGTCTCTGCATTACTAATTATTTGAGAATCTGTATTTGCATTTCCATGTTTTGGTTAGCCTTCTTTgtgatgtgggtgtgtgtgtgtgtgtgtgtgtgtgtgtgtgtgtgtgtgtgtgtgtgtgtgtgtgtgtgtaactatgCAACTATGCTATACCTCCCCACTCCTTAATagtgtgtttaaatattttttaaggctGGCACTGTGGAGCAAGCAGATAAGAGGGAGGGAGGTGCCAGTGATGGAGATCCCACTGATGCAGCAGAGAAGAGAGAGATAACACAGAGAGTTGAGCAAGAGCAGCCACCACCTAGCAAAAAGGCAGCACTGGAAGATCTCCATGGTGCAACATTTGCTAAACCAACAGTCTCTCAGTCTAGATGTAGGATAGAAGTAGAGATTGAAATGTACAAAAAAGACACTTCTATTCCCCTCACTAGCTGTCCACTGAAATGGTGGAAAGAAAATGCTCAAGCGTACACTGTAAAattttttgccgttaaataacagtaattttctggcagcaggggtgccagtaaagtactgttaatttacagctcttaaccattaatttaccactcttattttttaacagtattttaccgtaaattctaccatggaaattaactccactcccactgcttcaaacagttcgagtttttaatctagcattcctacgatgttagtactatgaacttatttcatttgagtccactgagaaggaatatttcttacacttaatgtgcagtaataaagtaactaaatacatgacttttactcaaatcactgcagctcattgtcagctgtattacacatgtatgtgctgaagtacttaacacagagatcaccactgtatcagcgactccacatttactgcctttatataaagcagcagaaaatcagaatttgtggctcatcattgactgaagcaccggctctactctccagcacaatggtgaacaacaaaaccattaaactaaacgatctctcttgtgcaaacacacattaatacagtcaagttcagtatttactctcattatcagtgtatgactttgcctaattttttttctatggatgttcacaaatattttagttaaattaacttatttttcatttggtaaatctgacgtttacattttacagtatattactgtttttccttgacttgacggcaaaaaactgtagaaaacccccttttttttgctggcaaccattaatttacggcaagaaacagtagaaaaacagttatttactggcagcaggggtgccagtaaataactgtttttctacaatttgtttcctgtaaattaattacagtttattactgttaaattatgtttcattctgttttttcttcatcttaaatctttaaccctttaaaccccacaagaaaatcctcagttttaaatgaacacttataatgtgtgcacactacagagtgttagagtaacactgaatcagtgaagttaatgagataattcggtgattaattgatgattgagcattagtgataaacacctgcagaatcactgaaggaaagagaaacacaagaactacaaatgacttcagccacaggcttagatgaaatcaactgaataaaagaatacatcaaatctctcaagatctgattaaacaacttctaaaacagcttcaccagattcacattactaaccagactgactttatttctgtcagatgtctacagaagaacttatggagagttaaataggtttaggtgtttttttcactaccatgatggagatcagtgtttactttagttgggctcttgaacgtgacttttcaacaactaaggttttttttttttttcatgctgtaacaatgcgcctttggaacctgttatagcaaaacaaaagtacacagaagaaaataaatctgatattgttgtctgtagattgacaagaacaaatactattaattctgatctaatcccatatctcttctcttattgaatattgatactacagcatgagaaggaacactgctgagccataagttatgaaagactgttaagaaaatgtcactcataataaataaaaaaaacctttgctgaaatttagacagaaatatcaagaatcagcgtatgaatcacaacaatggtgacaatccacaaaataaatgaacagatcagttctgaacatcacaacacatgctactaaaacttaaaacaaatgcaaaattataagcacataagaattcaagaaaataagtgaacaattcaggggcatcatttattcatgccgcaatgcatgctgggaatcatggatgagttttatcctgtgctggtacccagcatgcattgcatcatgaaccttttgattgtcaccattgttgagattcatatgctgattgttgatttctctctttgagtgttgtggggactgctgcccgaaatactttttaactaaaactagtcgttagatccataaatactggttatctcactacttttcaatcttactaaattgaagtgtcattgactcaaatatttcaacaccaaattaatatttgattattatagcaacactttaagtcagtc is drawn from Carassius gibelio isolate Cgi1373 ecotype wild population from Czech Republic chromosome B1, carGib1.2-hapl.c, whole genome shotgun sequence and contains these coding sequences:
- the LOC127949453 gene encoding E3 SUMO-protein ligase ZBED1-like, translated to MSSVETEIEDAPSSYKSEVWQHFGFPVTRQDDGKKITDKTQTVCKHCKTRLPYTTSNTSNMMCHLKRHHNNKLLQTPSTKRVKEGQTSIQRSFAATWSQSSAKAQEITRCIGVFIAKDMRPFSVVDNVGFRELVRVLEPRYHIPSRPHFSQEIVPALYCEAKAKVVDGLKKAENVAITTDGWTSRACQSYITVTAHVITAEWEIKSFVLQTRPLFESHTGANIAGVLKVAIQEWGLEKAPHSTAVVTDNARNMEVAVREAGLSPHIKCFAHTLNLASQAGLNVSRVSRLLGRVRKVVAFFHRSATATAVLAEKQKMLEIASHKLIMDVVTRWNSSMDMLERYLEQQAAITASLLSTEVRKNARQLDTLDSNDITDAEEIVTLLKPLKKATSVLSDEKSATLSLIVPLKSMIEQSMTLDEKDSTTIANMKAAILQNLSGRYSEVHDYLLESTALDPRFRSLPHLLPEQREEVFHRLMDKSNQLQQAGTVEQADKREGGASDGDPTDAAEKREITQRVEQEQPPPSKKAALEDLHGATFAKPTVSQSRCRIEVEIEMYKKDTSIPLTSCPLKWWKENAQAYTVKFFAVK